The following coding sequences lie in one Synechococcus sp. CC9902 genomic window:
- a CDS encoding LdpA C-terminal domain-containing domain codes for MAANESSPRRLSPEEALVRGRWVKLICGASNQDLPAIADLCAVFATAGVHCVDVAADPAVVLAARQGLDWAETRTGWRPWLMVSLSDGLDIHFRKAWFDPAVCPPQCERPCQRVCPAEAIGDRGAVNPLLCYGCGRCLPACPYGLIEERDHRLGLGAVAELLNSIRPDAIEIHTAPGHDEGFEALLRIFDQASLPLRRLAVSCGLEAHGMAVDELATTFWRRHSHLQRRGFSPLWQLDGRPMSGDVGAGTARSAVELWRAMRSIAPPGPLQLAGGTNHHTLHHLNGDERPAGIAFGGVARRLLLPLLKEAQLRGQSLREWPEGLEQAVALARELVTPWMDRPC; via the coding sequence ATGGCAGCCAATGAAAGCTCTCCTAGGCGCCTGAGCCCTGAGGAGGCGCTGGTCCGTGGCCGTTGGGTCAAATTAATTTGTGGGGCCAGCAACCAAGACCTTCCTGCGATTGCAGACCTGTGTGCGGTGTTCGCCACTGCAGGAGTTCATTGTGTGGATGTGGCTGCTGACCCAGCCGTCGTCCTTGCTGCCCGACAGGGTCTGGATTGGGCGGAGACGCGAACGGGTTGGCGCCCATGGCTGATGGTGAGCCTCAGCGATGGATTGGACATCCACTTTCGCAAGGCTTGGTTCGATCCTGCAGTCTGTCCACCTCAGTGTGAGCGCCCTTGCCAGCGGGTTTGTCCCGCTGAAGCCATTGGTGATCGCGGAGCTGTTAATCCTTTGCTTTGCTACGGCTGCGGACGCTGCTTGCCGGCATGTCCCTATGGACTGATTGAGGAACGGGATCATCGCCTTGGGTTGGGGGCAGTTGCAGAGCTCCTGAACTCCATCCGCCCCGACGCCATTGAGATCCATACAGCTCCCGGTCATGACGAAGGTTTCGAGGCGTTGTTGCGAATATTTGATCAGGCATCACTCCCGTTGCGGCGCCTGGCCGTGAGTTGTGGTTTGGAAGCCCATGGCATGGCAGTTGATGAACTTGCAACAACGTTTTGGCGGCGGCATTCCCATCTGCAACGTCGCGGTTTTAGCCCGTTGTGGCAGCTCGATGGACGGCCGATGAGCGGTGATGTGGGGGCTGGGACCGCCCGCTCTGCGGTTGAGCTGTGGAGGGCAATGCGTTCCATCGCGCCTCCTGGCCCTCTCCAGTTGGCCGGTGGAACCAACCACCACACCCTGCACCATCTCAATGGCGATGAACGTCCCGCAGGGATTGCTTTCGGTGGAGTGGCACGACGGCTCCTTCTTCCGCTCTTGAAAGAGGCTCAATTGCGAGGTCAGTCGCTAAGAGAGTGGCCTGAGGGTTTGGAACAGGCTGTGGCGTTGGCGCGCGAGTTGGTGACGCCATGGATGGATCGACCTTGCTAA
- a CDS encoding NAD(P)H-quinone oxidoreductase subunit N translates to MPLLLTGRGFRRDLEANGCLAVHAPLEGGAETRLLRRLRGAGYRTRMTSARGLGDPEVFLTQKHGIRPPHLGHNCVGRGAAVGEVQQVVPLIGDLLDGDDSVALWILEGQVLSRSELLSLCDLCKREPRLRIIVEMGGARSLRWQPMKALLGA, encoded by the coding sequence ATGCCCCTGCTTCTCACCGGTCGGGGATTCCGTCGAGATCTCGAAGCCAATGGATGCCTTGCGGTCCATGCTCCCCTCGAAGGAGGTGCTGAGACGCGTCTGTTACGTCGCCTCCGCGGGGCTGGTTATCGCACACGAATGACGTCGGCTCGTGGCTTGGGTGATCCAGAGGTGTTCTTGACTCAAAAGCACGGCATCCGCCCGCCACACCTCGGTCACAACTGCGTGGGACGCGGTGCAGCCGTTGGCGAGGTTCAACAGGTTGTTCCTCTGATTGGTGATCTCCTCGACGGAGACGACTCCGTGGCGCTGTGGATTCTCGAGGGTCAGGTCTTATCGCGCTCAGAGCTGTTATCTCTTTGCGATCTCTGTAAGCGAGAACCCCGCTTACGCATCATCGTGGAAATGGGTGGAGCGCGGAGCCTCCGATGGCAGCCAATGAAAGCTCTCCTAGGCGCCTGA
- the rplC gene encoding 50S ribosomal protein L3 — translation MSIGILGKKLGMSQLFDEQGRAVPVTLIEAGPCRITQLKNDDTDGYAAVQIGFGETREKLINKPSKGHLTKSGEDLLRHLREYRVDNVDGLELGGSITVSDFEAGQKVDVSGDTMGRGFAGLQKRHGFSRGPMTHGSKNHRQPGSIGAGTTPGRIYPGKRMSGRYGGKKTTTRGLTILRIDSDRNLLVVKGSVPGKPGALLNIKPAVRVGAKPAKGGK, via the coding sequence ATGTCAATCGGCATTCTCGGGAAGAAGCTGGGCATGTCCCAGCTCTTCGACGAGCAGGGCAGAGCGGTCCCCGTCACTTTGATCGAGGCCGGTCCCTGCCGCATCACACAACTCAAAAACGATGACACCGATGGCTATGCCGCGGTGCAGATCGGTTTCGGCGAAACCCGCGAGAAATTGATCAACAAGCCTTCCAAAGGCCATCTCACCAAATCCGGCGAGGATCTTTTGCGCCACCTGCGCGAGTACCGCGTCGACAACGTCGACGGACTTGAACTTGGTGGGTCCATCACGGTCAGCGACTTTGAAGCTGGTCAAAAAGTGGATGTAAGCGGCGACACCATGGGTCGCGGTTTTGCAGGTCTTCAGAAACGCCACGGTTTCAGCCGCGGCCCGATGACCCACGGTTCTAAAAACCACCGGCAACCGGGCTCCATCGGTGCTGGCACAACGCCAGGGCGGATCTACCCCGGTAAGCGGATGTCTGGCCGTTATGGCGGCAAGAAAACGACGACCCGCGGTTTGACCATCTTGCGCATCGATAGCGACCGCAACTTGCTGGTTGTTAAAGGTTCCGTGCCTGGCAAACCAGGCGCACTTCTGAACATCAAGCCAGCTGTGCGTGTGGGTGCAAAACCCGCCAAAGGAGGTAAGTGA
- the rplD gene encoding 50S ribosomal protein L4 produces the protein MASCVVRDWQGKEAGKATLDLKVAKEASAVDLMHRAVLRQQAHMRQGTASTLTRSEVRGGGRKPYKQKGTGRARQGSVRTPLRPGGGIIFGPKPRSYNLAMNRKERRSALRTALMARIDDITVVKDFGTSLEAPKTREITEALGRLGIAADTKVLIVLTNPSEMVRRSVRNLDKVKLISANHLNVFDLLHANSLVVGEDALTTIQEVYGDD, from the coding sequence ATGGCTAGTTGTGTAGTCCGCGATTGGCAGGGGAAGGAAGCCGGCAAGGCAACCTTGGACCTGAAAGTGGCGAAAGAAGCCTCAGCAGTTGACTTGATGCACCGTGCAGTTCTGCGACAGCAGGCTCACATGCGCCAAGGCACTGCGAGCACGCTCACCCGGTCAGAAGTCCGTGGTGGTGGTCGTAAGCCTTACAAGCAGAAAGGAACAGGCCGTGCAAGGCAAGGTTCTGTTCGAACCCCTCTGCGTCCGGGCGGCGGCATCATTTTTGGACCCAAGCCTCGGAGTTACAACCTTGCGATGAATCGCAAGGAACGTCGTTCAGCCCTGCGCACAGCGCTCATGGCTCGTATCGACGACATCACCGTTGTGAAGGACTTCGGGACATCCCTTGAAGCTCCAAAAACGCGTGAAATCACAGAAGCCCTCGGACGCCTCGGCATCGCCGCAGACACCAAGGTGTTGATCGTTTTAACGAACCCATCCGAAATGGTTCGTCGCTCCGTCCGCAACCTGGACAAGGTCAAGCTGATTTCAGCGAATCACCTCAACGTCTTCGACCTTCTCCACGCCAATTCTTTGGTCGTGGGAGAGGACGCTCTCACAACCATCCAGGAGGTTTACGGAGATGACTGA
- a CDS encoding 50S ribosomal protein L23, whose product MTERFQSRLADVIRRPLITEKATRALELNQYTFEVDHRAAKPDIKAAIEQLFDVKVTGISTMNPPRRSRRMGRFAGKRAQVKKAVVRLAEGNSIQLFPES is encoded by the coding sequence ATGACTGAGCGTTTCCAATCCCGTCTGGCGGATGTCATCCGCCGACCACTGATCACCGAAAAGGCCACCCGTGCCCTCGAGCTGAATCAGTACACCTTCGAGGTGGACCACCGCGCCGCTAAACCCGACATCAAAGCCGCCATCGAGCAGCTCTTTGATGTGAAGGTCACCGGCATTAGCACCATGAACCCTCCTCGACGATCCCGTCGGATGGGCCGCTTCGCTGGCAAACGTGCCCAAGTGAAGAAGGCAGTGGTGCGCCTAGCGGAGGGCAACTCGATCCAACTCTTCCCCGAGTCCTGA
- the rplB gene encoding 50S ribosomal protein L2, which translates to MAIRKFRPYTPGTRTRVVTDFSEVTGRKPEKTLVVSKHRKKGRNNRGVITCRHRGGGHKRLYRLVDFRRNKHGVTAKVAAIHYDPHRNARLALLFYSDGEKRYILAPAGVQVGQTVVSGPEVPIENGNAMPLSSVPLGSSVHCVELYAGRGGQMVRTAGASAQVMAKEGDYVALKLPSTEVRLVRRECYATLGEVGNSEVRNTSLGKAGRRRWLGRRPQVRGSVMNPCDHPHGGGEGRAPIGRSGPVTPWGKPALGLKTRKRNKPSNQYVLRKRRKTSKRSRGGRDS; encoded by the coding sequence ATGGCAATCCGTAAATTCCGCCCCTACACCCCCGGTACACGCACCCGCGTCGTCACCGACTTCAGTGAGGTCACCGGCCGCAAGCCGGAGAAGACCCTTGTGGTGTCCAAGCACCGCAAAAAAGGCCGCAACAACCGTGGCGTCATTACTTGCCGCCACCGAGGCGGTGGTCATAAGCGGTTGTACCGCCTCGTGGATTTCCGCCGCAACAAGCACGGCGTAACCGCGAAGGTGGCTGCGATCCACTACGACCCCCATCGCAATGCGCGATTGGCCTTGCTCTTTTACTCCGATGGTGAAAAGCGCTACATCCTCGCTCCAGCAGGAGTTCAGGTAGGTCAAACCGTTGTGTCTGGGCCAGAGGTTCCGATCGAAAACGGCAACGCCATGCCGCTTTCATCCGTACCTCTTGGTTCGAGCGTTCACTGCGTCGAGCTTTATGCCGGTCGCGGTGGACAGATGGTTCGAACCGCTGGAGCTAGTGCTCAGGTGATGGCCAAAGAAGGCGACTATGTCGCTCTCAAACTGCCTTCCACCGAAGTTCGGTTGGTACGGCGTGAGTGCTACGCAACCCTTGGCGAAGTGGGCAACTCTGAAGTTCGCAACACAAGCCTCGGCAAAGCTGGTCGGCGTCGTTGGCTCGGACGGCGGCCTCAAGTGCGAGGCAGTGTGATGAACCCTTGCGACCACCCTCACGGTGGTGGTGAGGGCCGAGCACCGATCGGTCGCTCCGGTCCTGTGACGCCTTGGGGCAAACCCGCCCTCGGTCTTAAGACCCGCAAGCGGAATAAACCCAGCAACCAATATGTGCTCCGGAAACGTCGCAAGACGTCCAAGCGGAGCCGTGGCGGACGCGATTCCTGA
- the rpsS gene encoding 30S ribosomal protein S19, with translation MGRSLKKGPFIADSLLRKLEKQNDNDDKSVIKTWSRASTILPMMIGHTIAVHNGKSHIPVFITEQMVGHKLGEFAPTRTFKGHIKDKKGGR, from the coding sequence ATGGGACGTTCACTCAAAAAAGGACCGTTTATTGCTGACAGCCTGCTTCGCAAGCTTGAAAAGCAGAACGACAACGACGACAAGTCCGTGATCAAAACCTGGTCACGTGCTTCCACAATCCTGCCGATGATGATCGGCCACACCATTGCCGTTCACAACGGCAAGTCCCACATTCCAGTGTTTATCACTGAACAAATGGTGGGACACAAGCTGGGGGAGTTCGCTCCTACCCGCACCTTCAAGGGCCACATCAAAGACAAGAAAGGAGGCCGCTGA
- the rplV gene encoding 50S ribosomal protein L22 has translation MTSSTSTAATAQAHGRFIRGSVSKVRRVLDQIRGRTYRDALIMLEFMPYRSTGPITKVLRSAVANAENNLGLDPASLVISSASADMGPSMKRYRPRAQGRAFQIKKQTCHISIAVAVQTDS, from the coding sequence ATGACTTCGTCTACATCAACGGCTGCCACCGCTCAGGCCCACGGACGCTTCATCCGCGGCTCTGTATCGAAGGTGCGTCGTGTACTCGACCAAATCCGAGGCCGCACTTATCGCGACGCTCTGATCATGCTCGAGTTCATGCCCTACCGATCCACCGGCCCGATCACCAAGGTGCTTCGGTCTGCGGTAGCCAATGCCGAAAACAACCTCGGTCTCGATCCAGCCTCCCTGGTGATCTCGAGTGCCAGTGCCGACATGGGTCCTTCCATGAAGCGGTACCGGCCTCGGGCCCAAGGCCGGGCCTTCCAGATCAAGAAGCAGACCTGCCACATCAGCATTGCTGTGGCAGTTCAGACCGACTCCTGA
- the rpsC gene encoding 30S ribosomal protein S3, translating into MGHKIHPTGLRLGITQEHRSRWYASSKTYPSLLQEDDRIRKFIHKKYGSAGISDVLIARKADQLEVELKTARPGVLVGRQGSGIEDLRAGIQKTVGDKSRQVRINVVEVERVDGDAFLLAEYIAQQLEKRVAFRRTIRMAVQRAQRAGVLGLKIQVSGRLNGAEIARTEWTREGRVPLHTLRADIDYATKVGKTTYGVLGIKVWVFKGEVLNEQSQTMPVGANPRRRASRRPQQFEDRSNEG; encoded by the coding sequence ATGGGACACAAAATCCACCCAACCGGTCTGCGCCTGGGGATCACCCAGGAGCACCGGTCACGCTGGTACGCCTCCAGCAAGACATATCCGTCACTTCTTCAAGAAGACGACCGGATTCGCAAGTTCATCCACAAGAAATACGGTTCTGCCGGCATCAGCGACGTGCTGATCGCCCGCAAAGCCGATCAACTGGAAGTTGAACTCAAAACAGCACGTCCCGGTGTCCTCGTCGGACGTCAGGGCAGCGGCATCGAAGATCTTCGAGCCGGTATCCAGAAAACTGTCGGTGACAAAAGCCGCCAAGTGCGGATCAATGTTGTCGAAGTTGAACGTGTCGACGGCGACGCGTTTCTGCTGGCCGAATACATCGCCCAACAACTGGAAAAACGTGTGGCGTTTCGTCGCACGATCCGGATGGCTGTTCAGCGCGCTCAACGCGCTGGCGTTCTCGGCCTAAAAATCCAGGTATCAGGCCGTTTGAACGGCGCTGAAATCGCCCGGACCGAGTGGACCCGTGAAGGTCGTGTCCCACTGCACACCCTGCGTGCTGACATCGATTACGCCACCAAAGTGGGTAAAACCACTTACGGCGTACTCGGGATCAAAGTTTGGGTGTTCAAGGGGGAAGTCCTGAACGAACAGTCTCAAACAATGCCGGTCGGGGCGAACCCCCGTCGGCGGGCCAGCCGTAGGCCCCAACAGTTCGAAGACCGCTCAAACGAGGGTTGA
- the rplP gene encoding 50S ribosomal protein L16 produces the protein MLSPKRVKFRKQQRGRMRGVATRGNTIAFGEFALQAQECGWITSRQIEASRRAMTRYVKRGGKIWIRIFPDKPVTMRAAETRMGSGKGNPEFWVAVIKPGRILFEMGGEEITPEIAKEAMRLAQYKLPVKTKFIALGDEEKTAGAKTPAASKAVTVES, from the coding sequence ATGCTGAGTCCAAAACGCGTCAAATTCCGTAAACAACAGCGAGGCCGCATGCGCGGCGTCGCCACCAGGGGCAACACGATTGCTTTTGGTGAGTTTGCACTGCAAGCCCAAGAGTGTGGCTGGATCACCTCGCGTCAAATCGAGGCCAGCCGCCGTGCCATGACCCGCTACGTCAAACGTGGCGGCAAGATCTGGATTCGGATTTTTCCCGATAAGCCAGTCACCATGCGCGCCGCTGAAACCCGTATGGGTTCCGGCAAAGGCAACCCAGAATTCTGGGTCGCAGTGATTAAGCCAGGTCGGATTCTCTTCGAGATGGGTGGTGAAGAAATCACCCCCGAAATCGCGAAAGAAGCCATGCGCCTGGCGCAATACAAGCTGCCAGTCAAAACCAAATTCATCGCCCTCGGTGATGAGGAGAAAACAGCTGGCGCCAAAACACCGGCTGCTTCTAAAGCCGTCACCGTGGAGTCCTGA
- the rpmC gene encoding 50S ribosomal protein L29, with protein sequence MARPNTSEVRNLSDADINEKIDGLRRELFQLRFEQATRQLANTHRFKEARIKLAQLLTVQSERQRSTAS encoded by the coding sequence ATGGCCCGTCCCAACACCAGCGAGGTTCGCAACCTCTCCGATGCGGATATCAATGAAAAAATCGACGGTTTGCGCCGCGAACTTTTTCAGCTCCGCTTTGAGCAGGCCACGCGCCAACTCGCTAATACTCACCGTTTCAAAGAGGCCCGCATCAAGCTGGCCCAGCTGCTGACGGTGCAGTCGGAGCGTCAACGCTCCACCGCGTCCTGA
- the rpsQ gene encoding 30S ribosomal protein S17 has protein sequence MAVKERVGTVVSDKMEKTVVVAVETRFPHPIYQKTVSRTTRYKAHDEDNSCRVGDRVRITETRPMSRQKRWAIAEVLSHSPKAAAAEAKAEEANQ, from the coding sequence ATGGCAGTTAAAGAACGGGTCGGCACCGTCGTCAGCGACAAGATGGAGAAAACAGTGGTGGTTGCGGTGGAAACCCGCTTCCCCCATCCCATCTATCAAAAGACGGTCAGCCGCACCACCCGCTACAAAGCCCACGATGAAGACAACTCCTGTCGCGTCGGAGACCGTGTTCGCATCACGGAAACCCGTCCGATGAGTCGCCAAAAACGTTGGGCGATTGCTGAAGTTCTCAGCCACAGCCCAAAAGCTGCGGCTGCTGAAGCGAAAGCAGAGGAGGCCAACCAGTGA
- the rplN gene encoding 50S ribosomal protein L14, whose translation MIQQESFLTVADNSGAKRIQCIRVLGTNRRYAHVGDVIVAAVKDAMPNMGVKKSDVVKAVVVRTKATLRRETGNSIRFDDNAAVIINDDKNPKGTRVFGPVARELRERSFTKIVSLAPEVI comes from the coding sequence GTGATCCAACAGGAATCGTTCCTCACCGTTGCCGATAACAGCGGTGCCAAACGCATCCAGTGCATTCGTGTTCTGGGTACCAACCGTCGCTACGCCCACGTCGGCGACGTCATCGTCGCCGCTGTCAAAGATGCGATGCCCAACATGGGCGTCAAAAAATCTGATGTGGTCAAAGCTGTGGTGGTCCGCACCAAAGCAACCCTGCGTCGTGAAACCGGCAATTCAATCCGGTTTGACGACAACGCTGCGGTGATCATCAACGACGACAAAAACCCAAAGGGCACTCGCGTCTTCGGACCTGTGGCCCGCGAACTGCGTGAGCGCAGCTTCACCAAAATCGTGTCCCTCGCTCCGGAGGTGATCTGA
- the rplX gene encoding 50S ribosomal protein L24 codes for MATATSKPKAVERIKMRIRKGDTVQVIAGKDKGKTGAVLRTLPNENRVIVEGVNMRTRHEKPSQEGESGRIVTEEASLHASNVMLYSTDKKVASRVEIVVEKDGTKKRKLKKTGEVLD; via the coding sequence ATGGCGACAGCAACCTCCAAACCGAAGGCCGTTGAGCGCATCAAAATGCGTATCCGCAAAGGCGACACCGTTCAGGTGATTGCCGGAAAAGACAAGGGCAAAACCGGCGCAGTTCTCCGGACGCTGCCCAATGAAAATCGCGTCATCGTGGAGGGCGTCAACATGCGCACCCGTCACGAGAAACCCTCCCAGGAAGGTGAAAGCGGTCGCATTGTCACCGAGGAAGCATCACTGCATGCCTCCAACGTGATGCTCTATTCCACCGATAAAAAGGTGGCAAGCCGCGTTGAAATCGTTGTCGAAAAAGACGGCACGAAAAAGCGCAAGTTGAAGAAAACCGGTGAAGTCCTCGACTGA
- the rplE gene encoding 50S ribosomal protein L5 → MSLKKRYRETIQPKLLKDLSLTNIHEVPKVMKVTINRGLGEAATNAKSLEASVKELAQITGQKVVVTRAKKAIAGFKIRQGMPIGCAVTLRGDRMYAFLERLINLALPRIRDFRGVSAKSFDGRGNYTLGVREQIIFPEISFDKIDAIRGMDITIVTTARSDEEGRALLSEMGMPFQSN, encoded by the coding sequence ATGTCACTCAAGAAGCGCTACCGGGAGACCATTCAGCCCAAACTGCTGAAAGATCTCTCCCTCACCAACATCCACGAAGTCCCGAAGGTGATGAAAGTCACCATTAACCGCGGACTCGGCGAAGCTGCTACCAATGCCAAGTCTCTCGAGGCTTCGGTCAAGGAGCTTGCACAGATCACCGGCCAAAAAGTGGTTGTGACCCGTGCCAAAAAGGCAATCGCAGGTTTCAAAATTCGCCAAGGCATGCCAATTGGTTGTGCCGTCACCCTTCGCGGTGATCGGATGTACGCCTTCCTCGAGCGCCTGATCAACCTTGCGCTGCCCCGAATTCGGGACTTCCGCGGGGTGAGTGCCAAAAGCTTTGACGGACGCGGCAACTACACCCTCGGGGTGAGGGAACAAATCATTTTCCCTGAAATTTCCTTCGACAAGATCGATGCGATCAGAGGCATGGACATCACCATCGTGACCACTGCCCGTTCTGACGAAGAGGGCAGGGCCCTCCTCAGCGAGATGGGAATGCCATTCCAGAGCAACTGA
- the rpsH gene encoding 30S ribosomal protein S8 gives MANHDPISDMLTRIRNASEKRHETTKVPASRMTRSIAKVLQQEGFISEINEEGEGFRAELVLSLKYSGKHRLPTIRSMQRVSKPGLRIYKNTRGLPKVLGGLGVAIISTSKGVMSDRDARREGVGGEVLCYVY, from the coding sequence ATGGCCAACCACGATCCAATTTCAGACATGCTCACCCGCATTCGTAATGCGAGTGAAAAGCGTCACGAGACCACCAAGGTTCCCGCTTCACGGATGACCCGCAGCATCGCGAAAGTGTTGCAGCAAGAGGGTTTCATCTCCGAAATCAACGAAGAAGGCGAAGGCTTCAGAGCCGAATTGGTGCTCTCCCTCAAATACAGCGGTAAGCACCGTTTGCCCACCATTCGCTCCATGCAGCGTGTGAGCAAGCCAGGCCTCCGCATCTACAAGAACACTCGTGGCCTGCCCAAGGTCCTCGGAGGGCTTGGTGTCGCGATCATCTCTACCTCGAAAGGGGTGATGAGTGACCGCGATGCTCGCCGAGAGGGCGTCGGCGGCGAAGTGCTCTGTTACGTCTACTGA
- the rplF gene encoding 50S ribosomal protein L6, whose product MSRIGKNPVPVPDKVTVSLDGLTVKVKGPKGELERTLPEGVSVSQEANTIVVAPTSTKRISRERHGLSRTLVANMIEGVHNGYSKALEIVGVGSRAQVKGTTLVVSAGYSHPVEMPAPAGITFKVENNTRVIVSGIDKELVGNEAAKVRAIRPPEPYKGKGIKYEGEHILRKAGKSGKK is encoded by the coding sequence ATGTCACGCATTGGAAAAAACCCTGTCCCCGTCCCGGACAAAGTCACTGTTTCCCTCGACGGTCTAACCGTCAAAGTGAAGGGACCAAAAGGTGAGCTCGAGCGCACTCTTCCAGAGGGCGTCAGCGTTAGCCAAGAAGCCAACACGATCGTTGTCGCACCCACGAGCACCAAACGGATCTCACGGGAACGCCACGGCCTGAGTCGCACCCTCGTCGCCAACATGATCGAAGGCGTTCACAACGGCTACAGCAAAGCCCTTGAAATTGTTGGTGTGGGCTCCCGAGCCCAGGTCAAGGGAACAACCCTCGTCGTGAGTGCTGGTTACAGCCATCCCGTCGAGATGCCAGCGCCAGCCGGCATCACCTTCAAGGTGGAGAACAACACCAGGGTGATTGTTTCCGGGATCGATAAAGAATTGGTTGGCAACGAGGCCGCCAAGGTTCGCGCCATTCGTCCTCCCGAGCCTTACAAAGGCAAAGGCATCAAATACGAGGGCGAGCACATCCTGCGAAAGGCAGGCAAGTCCGGCAAGAAATAA
- the rplR gene encoding 50S ribosomal protein L18, producing the protein MSKLSRKQQTQKRHRRLRRHITGTSNRPRLAVFRSNNHIYAQLIDDAAQSTLCSASTVDKELRSGLKNNAGSCDASVAVGALVAKRAIAKGIEQVVFDRGGNLYHGRIKALADAAREAGLQF; encoded by the coding sequence ATGTCCAAACTTTCCCGCAAACAACAGACGCAGAAGCGCCATCGGCGCCTCCGTCGTCACATCACCGGCACATCCAACCGTCCGCGGTTGGCTGTGTTTCGCTCCAACAATCACATCTACGCCCAGCTCATCGACGACGCTGCTCAGAGCACACTCTGTTCAGCATCCACCGTTGACAAGGAACTTCGTTCTGGACTCAAAAACAACGCTGGAAGTTGTGACGCCTCCGTTGCTGTCGGTGCACTTGTCGCCAAGCGCGCGATCGCCAAGGGCATCGAGCAGGTGGTCTTCGATCGTGGTGGAAACCTCTATCACGGTCGGATTAAAGCCCTTGCCGACGCTGCCCGGGAAGCGGGCCTTCAGTTCTGA
- the rpsE gene encoding 30S ribosomal protein S5, with protein sequence MTDSSPQSNPNAVPGAADVPAAAQGQQQEQRRGGGGGGRGDRRGDRRGGRRGQDRDSEWQERVVQIRRVSKTVKGGKKMSFRAIVVVGNEKGQVGVGVGKAGDVIGAVRKGVADGKKHLVKVPLTRHSSIPTLSNGRDGAASVLIRPAAPGTGVIAGGSIRTVLELAGIKNVLAKRLGSKTPLNNARAAMVALSSLRTHKETAKERGISLEQIYS encoded by the coding sequence ATGACAGATTCTTCTCCTCAATCCAATCCCAACGCCGTACCTGGCGCAGCTGATGTACCAGCGGCGGCCCAAGGGCAGCAACAAGAGCAGCGTCGTGGCGGCGGCGGCGGCGGCCGTGGTGACCGACGTGGCGATCGTCGCGGCGGTCGTCGCGGCCAAGACCGCGATTCCGAATGGCAAGAGCGCGTCGTACAAATCCGACGGGTCTCCAAAACCGTTAAGGGCGGCAAAAAGATGAGCTTCAGAGCCATCGTTGTTGTCGGCAACGAAAAGGGACAAGTCGGCGTTGGTGTTGGCAAAGCTGGCGACGTGATCGGTGCCGTCCGCAAGGGCGTTGCAGATGGCAAGAAGCACCTGGTGAAGGTGCCTCTGACCCGTCACAGCTCAATCCCAACCCTGTCGAATGGTCGCGATGGTGCAGCTAGCGTTTTGATTCGTCCCGCTGCCCCTGGTACTGGCGTTATTGCCGGTGGTTCCATTCGAACTGTGCTTGAACTGGCCGGCATTAAAAATGTTTTGGCCAAACGTTTAGGCAGCAAAACTCCCCTCAACAACGCAAGGGCTGCCATGGTGGCCCTATCCAGTCTTCGTACTCACAAGGAGACTGCAAAAGAACGGGGAATCTCCCTCGAGCAGATCTACTCCTGA
- the rplO gene encoding 50S ribosomal protein L15, protein MTLRLDSLKANKGARRRKLRKGRGIAAGQGASCGFGMRGQKSRSGRPTRPGFEGGQMPLYRRVPKLKHFPLVNPKHFTVLNVSALKDLKDGATVNLDSLVKDGIVTSPKHPLKMLGNGELTVKNLTVQASAFTTSARTKIEAAGGTCETLD, encoded by the coding sequence ATGACTCTCCGACTCGACTCCCTCAAAGCCAACAAAGGCGCTCGTCGCCGCAAATTGCGTAAGGGCCGTGGCATTGCCGCTGGTCAGGGCGCTAGCTGCGGCTTCGGTATGCGTGGCCAAAAATCCCGCTCCGGCCGACCAACCCGTCCTGGGTTCGAAGGTGGACAGATGCCTTTGTACCGCCGGGTACCAAAGCTGAAGCACTTTCCTTTGGTTAATCCAAAGCACTTCACGGTGTTAAACGTGTCCGCCTTGAAAGATCTCAAGGACGGAGCAACCGTGAATCTGGACTCCCTCGTCAAAGACGGCATCGTGACGAGCCCCAAGCATCCCCTCAAGATGCTCGGTAACGGTGAGCTCACCGTTAAGAACCTGACGGTGCAAGCCTCGGCGTTCACAACCTCCGCCCGCACCAAGATCGAAGCGGCCGGCGGCACCTGCGAAACCCTTGACTGA